One window from the genome of Anser cygnoides isolate HZ-2024a breed goose chromosome 8, Taihu_goose_T2T_genome, whole genome shotgun sequence encodes:
- the TAL1 gene encoding T-cell acute lymphocytic leukemia protein 1 isoform X1: MKSKWTMDRPPAPPPPSDPRDARPPRRHDSEAEPTSEPDGSRGGMEAPPEPQLLLNGAAKEAGRPSPGPPAAAAVPVIELVRRGGSLDIKSREAAGEAMQRAPGSEPCRAAEAACEARMVQLSPPALPLQPPGRAMLYNLGQPLGAIGSGFFGEPDSFSMYGSNRVKRRPSPYEMEITDGPHTKVVRRIFTNSRERWRQQNVNGAFAELRKLIPTHPPDKKLSKNEILRLAMKYINFLAKLLNDQEEEGNQRGKGNKDSGIVQEDLLQDMLSPNSSCGSSLDGAASPDSFTEEHEALDSKHTRGLHHAILPVEGNAQR; encoded by the exons GACGATGGACaggccgcccgccccgccgccccccagtgacccccgcgatgcccgccccccccggcggcaCGACTCGGAAGCGGAGCCCACGAGCGAGCCCGACGGCAGCCGGGGGGGCATGGAGGCGCCGCCggagccccagctgctgctcaaCGGGGCGGCCAAGGAGGCGGGCCGGCCCtcccccgggccccccgccgccgccgccgtgcccgTCATCGAGCTGGTGcgccgggggggctccctggACATAAAAagccgggaggcggcgggggaggcGATGCAGAGAGCGCCGGGctccgagccgtgccgagccgccGAAGCCGCCTGCGAAGCCCGCATGGTGCAGCTGAGCCCCCCCGCGctcccgctgcagccccccggcaggGCCATGCTCTACAACCTGGGGCAGCCGCTGGGAGCCATCGGCAG CGGGTTTTTCGGCGAGCCGGACTCCTTCTCCATGTACGGCAGCAACCGGGTGAAGAGGAGGCCCTCGCCCTACGAGATGGAGATCACCGACG GTCCTCACACGAAAGTGGTTCGCCGCATCTTTACCAACAGCAGGGAGAGGTGGAGACAGCAGAACGTGAACGGAGCCTTCGCCGAGCTTCGCAAGCTCATCCCCACTCACCCGCCTGACAAAAAACTGAGCAAGAACGAAATTCTGCGCCTGGCCATGAAATACATCAACTTCCTGGCCAAGCTGCTCAACGaccaggaggaagaaggaaaccAAAGGGGCAAAGGGAACAAAGACTCGGGGATAGTCCAGGAAGACCTCCTGCAGGATATGTTGTCTCCTAACTCCAGCTGTGGAAGTTCTTTAGATGGCGCGGCGAGCCCGGACAGCTTCACGGAAGAGCACGAGGCGCTGGACTCGAAGCACACGCGGGGCCTGCACCACGCCATCCTCCCCGTAGAAGGCAACGCGCAGCGGTGA
- the TAL1 gene encoding T-cell acute lymphocytic leukemia protein 1 isoform X2, whose amino-acid sequence MTMDRPPAPPPPSDPRDARPPRRHDSEAEPTSEPDGSRGGMEAPPEPQLLLNGAAKEAGRPSPGPPAAAAVPVIELVRRGGSLDIKSREAAGEAMQRAPGSEPCRAAEAACEARMVQLSPPALPLQPPGRAMLYNLGQPLGAIGSGFFGEPDSFSMYGSNRVKRRPSPYEMEITDGPHTKVVRRIFTNSRERWRQQNVNGAFAELRKLIPTHPPDKKLSKNEILRLAMKYINFLAKLLNDQEEEGNQRGKGNKDSGIVQEDLLQDMLSPNSSCGSSLDGAASPDSFTEEHEALDSKHTRGLHHAILPVEGNAQR is encoded by the exons GACGATGGACaggccgcccgccccgccgccccccagtgacccccgcgatgcccgccccccccggcggcaCGACTCGGAAGCGGAGCCCACGAGCGAGCCCGACGGCAGCCGGGGGGGCATGGAGGCGCCGCCggagccccagctgctgctcaaCGGGGCGGCCAAGGAGGCGGGCCGGCCCtcccccgggccccccgccgccgccgccgtgcccgTCATCGAGCTGGTGcgccgggggggctccctggACATAAAAagccgggaggcggcgggggaggcGATGCAGAGAGCGCCGGGctccgagccgtgccgagccgccGAAGCCGCCTGCGAAGCCCGCATGGTGCAGCTGAGCCCCCCCGCGctcccgctgcagccccccggcaggGCCATGCTCTACAACCTGGGGCAGCCGCTGGGAGCCATCGGCAG CGGGTTTTTCGGCGAGCCGGACTCCTTCTCCATGTACGGCAGCAACCGGGTGAAGAGGAGGCCCTCGCCCTACGAGATGGAGATCACCGACG GTCCTCACACGAAAGTGGTTCGCCGCATCTTTACCAACAGCAGGGAGAGGTGGAGACAGCAGAACGTGAACGGAGCCTTCGCCGAGCTTCGCAAGCTCATCCCCACTCACCCGCCTGACAAAAAACTGAGCAAGAACGAAATTCTGCGCCTGGCCATGAAATACATCAACTTCCTGGCCAAGCTGCTCAACGaccaggaggaagaaggaaaccAAAGGGGCAAAGGGAACAAAGACTCGGGGATAGTCCAGGAAGACCTCCTGCAGGATATGTTGTCTCCTAACTCCAGCTGTGGAAGTTCTTTAGATGGCGCGGCGAGCCCGGACAGCTTCACGGAAGAGCACGAGGCGCTGGACTCGAAGCACACGCGGGGCCTGCACCACGCCATCCTCCCCGTAGAAGGCAACGCGCAGCGGTGA